A single region of the Nicotiana sylvestris chromosome 6, ASM39365v2, whole genome shotgun sequence genome encodes:
- the LOC138870897 gene encoding uncharacterized mitochondrial protein AtMg00810-like, which translates to MTTIRCLLTVAAKKDWNVSQLDVNNAFLHRDLQKEVYMRFPAGDHLAEIQSIKDFLNTKFKVKNLGSINYFLGMVILREQAGFIVSQRKFTLDMLQEFDVSHLPLVSSLLDLALKLQADDGEYLQNPTIFRYLVGKLNYLTNTRLDLSFVVLTLNQYMQKPYVSHFSAALRVLKYLSSDPVQGILLSVEASFSLLAFCDADWASCKDSRRSVSGLITLSFVPSKAQLTDIFTKPLSRVSHREILGKLGVTTNLRGDVEKKKPLHTSDFHGGSSINREEDEMKKKQT; encoded by the exons ATGACAACTATAAGGTGTCTGCTCACTGTTGCAGCCAAGAAAGATTGGAATGTTTCTCAGCTAGATGTGAACAATGCATTCTTGCATAGAGATTTGCAAAAAGAGGTATATATGAGATTTCCAGCAG GAGATCACTTAGCAGAAATTCAAAGCATCAAAGATTTTTTGAATACTAAGTTTAAAGTCAAGAATTTGGGAAGTATAAACTACTTTCTAGGTATGGTAATTTTGAGAGAACAAGCAGGATTTATTGTGAGTCAAAGGAAATTCACCTTAGACATGTTGCAGGAATTTGATGTGTCTCATTTGCCTCTAGTCAGTTCTCTTTTGGATCTTGCCCTCAAGCTTCAGGCTGATGATGGAGAATATCTGCAAAACCCAACTATATTTCGTTATCTTGTCGGAAAGCTAAATTATTTAACAAATACTAGACTAGATCTTTCTTTTGTTGTACTCACCCTCAATCAATACATGCAGAAGCCATATGTGTCTCATTTCTCTGCTGCTTTACGAGTTCTTAAATACCTCAGTTCTGATCCAGTACAAGGCATTCTACTGTCAGTTGAGGCATCTTTCTCCTTGCTCGCATTCTGTGACGCTGACTGGGCTTCCTGCAAGGATTCAAGAAGGTCTGTTAGTG GGTTAATTACTCTTTCTTTCGTTCCTTCTAAAGCACAGCTTACAGACATCTTTACGAAGCCTCTTTCTAGGGTTTCTCATCGAGAGATTTTGGGCAAGTTAGGGGTCACTACTAACTTGAGGGGGGATGTTGAGAAAAAAAAGCCCCTTCATACTTCTGATTTTCATGGTGGTTCATctataaatagagaagaagatgagatgaagaagaagcagacctAA